One window of Marinomonas primoryensis genomic DNA carries:
- a CDS encoding cation diffusion facilitator family transporter → MTKHKQEQEIAIRVTLVGAVWDALLGLAKIVAGYFSQSQALIADGIHSLSDLVTDVFVYFASANSRQGPDENHPYGHLRFETLTTVFLGMVLTIVALGIAYESITAPASQAQLTWYGLAALIATIVIKEAIFHYTKKAGDKIGSKMLIANAWHSRSDALSSIAVLIGLIGVYFGYPWADMVASIVVALLIGKMAIIMVWENLAELVDTAPDPKLIAQIKATANSLKHVMAPHDVRARSMAGKIYLDMHIHVPSHASVSEGHYLGDLVAYTIKQAHSQVQDVMVHIDTDEKIQTDSFAHPSGKPPHLKLPARHQIVADLGFLLRQHSAYVDVKNTRLHYLDNHLELEIISYTDKTPESADLTKITAGILQDLQTTHYIHKATVLWIFPS, encoded by the coding sequence ATGACAAAACATAAGCAAGAACAAGAGATAGCCATACGAGTCACCCTTGTTGGTGCCGTTTGGGATGCGCTACTAGGGTTAGCAAAGATTGTGGCTGGATATTTTTCTCAGTCACAAGCCCTTATCGCGGATGGCATTCACTCTTTATCTGACTTAGTTACAGACGTATTTGTGTATTTTGCTTCAGCCAACTCTCGCCAAGGTCCGGACGAAAATCACCCCTATGGCCATCTTCGTTTTGAAACGCTGACCACTGTATTTCTCGGCATGGTGCTTACTATTGTTGCGCTTGGTATTGCTTATGAATCTATCACGGCACCAGCATCACAAGCTCAGCTCACTTGGTATGGACTCGCGGCGTTAATTGCCACCATTGTCATTAAAGAAGCCATTTTCCATTACACCAAAAAGGCCGGAGATAAGATTGGCAGTAAGATGCTCATTGCTAACGCTTGGCACAGTCGCAGCGACGCGCTCTCATCTATCGCCGTTCTCATTGGCCTAATCGGTGTTTATTTTGGCTACCCTTGGGCAGACATGGTCGCTTCAATCGTGGTTGCATTGCTGATTGGTAAAATGGCTATCATCATGGTGTGGGAAAATTTGGCCGAACTTGTCGATACCGCACCAGATCCAAAACTCATAGCTCAAATCAAAGCAACGGCAAACAGCCTTAAACATGTAATGGCGCCTCACGATGTGAGAGCAAGATCCATGGCAGGTAAAATCTACTTAGACATGCACATTCATGTGCCTAGTCATGCCAGCGTCAGCGAGGGACATTACCTTGGTGATTTAGTCGCCTACACCATCAAACAGGCCCACTCACAAGTACAAGACGTTATGGTCCATATTGACACCGATGAAAAAATCCAAACCGACAGTTTTGCTCATCCATCAGGAAAACCGCCGCACTTAAAATTACCTGCCCGTCACCAGATAGTGGCTGACTTAGGTTTTTTATTGCGCCAGCACTCCGCCTATGTCGACGTGAAAAATACTCGCTTACACTATTTGGATAACCATCTAGAATTAGAAATTATTTCCTATACAGACAAGACACCCGAAAGTGCAGATTTAACTAAAATAACAGCGGGTATTCTTCAAGATCTACAAACAACACATTACATCCATAAAGCCACTGTGCTGTGGATTTTTCCTTCATAA
- a CDS encoding recombination-associated protein RdgC: MWFKNAQIFQLKDTESLDTNELINKIPEFPLKECGSQEEFSFGWLPLIRNSEQWSLASDHCLLFRAGKEEKVLPSAVVREELEAKVAEIELIEGRKVGRKEQSDMKEELVFTLRPKAFSKRTDIWAYIDLKAKILVLNSTNASMTEQLFKHLQTTLGSFPMTPLQAQVSPSSLMTDWLVKNEVPASLETGDECEIQDASEDKATIRFKSLEPLSEDVTRHLQQGMAVKNLALRWSDKLSFVLHDDLTLRKIKFDDALKEAAFNDSQGGGLSDMDANFSLMSLTMREFFASYCLWFEIS, translated from the coding sequence ATGTGGTTCAAAAACGCCCAGATATTCCAACTAAAAGACACAGAATCACTAGATACAAACGAATTGATCAATAAAATCCCTGAATTCCCACTAAAAGAATGTGGTTCACAAGAGGAATTCTCTTTCGGCTGGTTACCTCTCATACGCAACAGTGAACAGTGGAGCTTAGCAAGCGACCACTGCCTACTGTTCCGCGCCGGTAAAGAAGAAAAAGTACTGCCTTCTGCCGTTGTCCGTGAAGAACTGGAAGCCAAGGTAGCTGAAATCGAGCTTATCGAAGGGCGCAAAGTCGGACGCAAAGAACAGTCTGACATGAAAGAAGAGTTGGTTTTTACACTGCGTCCAAAAGCGTTTTCAAAACGCACCGACATCTGGGCGTATATTGATCTAAAAGCAAAAATATTAGTTCTCAACAGCACCAACGCCAGCATGACTGAACAACTTTTCAAGCACTTACAAACCACGCTTGGCAGCTTTCCGATGACACCGCTTCAAGCACAAGTTTCACCTTCTTCTTTAATGACGGATTGGCTTGTGAAAAACGAGGTGCCCGCCAGTCTAGAAACCGGTGATGAGTGTGAAATTCAAGACGCCTCTGAAGACAAAGCCACCATTCGCTTTAAATCACTAGAACCTTTGTCTGAAGACGTTACACGCCATTTGCAACAAGGCATGGCGGTTAAAAACCTTGCACTTCGCTGGTCAGACAAGCTCAGCTTTGTTTTACATGATGATCTGACATTGCGCAAAATCAAATTCGACGATGCACTAAAAGAAGCCGCTTTCAACGACTCCCAAGGCGGTGGTTTGTCCGATATGGACGCCAATTTCTCTCTAATGTCATTAACTATGAGAGAATTTTTTGCTTCCTACTGCTTATGGTTTGAAATCAGCTAA